A genomic window from Gossypium hirsutum isolate 1008001.06 chromosome D12, Gossypium_hirsutum_v2.1, whole genome shotgun sequence includes:
- the LOC107945187 gene encoding embryogenesis-associated protein EMB8 isoform X1, whose product MDSGMLAANASPYDRLVQALALIPISYYLFAALFIFLAFLYTFLEIHFLHDLLTLFRGYPVTLTYNSSSHLCQSLLSNCNILRGRYSVTPWLSGPHLQTVFLSVFGRAPPVTYRRHLFLTSDGGTIALDWLTYSDVTEGRSRVIDDSAAIKRDKTPIMIVIPGLTSDSSSAYAKHLAFNMARNGWNVVVSNHRGLGGVSLTSDCFYNAGYTEDLRKLIDHIHCEYPEAPLFAVGASIGANILVKYLGEDGTNTPLVGAAAICSPWDLLICDRFINRKPVQKMYDRALTVGLKGYAQLHQSILSRLADWEGITKSRSVRDFDKHATRILGKFETVDTFYRRSSSVNHVSNVSVPLLCISALDDPLCTREAIPWDECRVNENIILATTPRGGHLAFYEGITASSLWWVRAVDEFFGVLRTSPLIKERQKKQGCSVAKPLQSSIDEGPYLDVMEDRLVTAMGNEASDASPENYLSNEHRVDSKQDEDINSDAENSGDSTAKLYPKKHTMQQAEQDVKKLIVLVQGHIDKLSRRSRQSIWLLAYIAIITTWPFVDSFLLSFLKRRFKNFIPASLLKNRSM is encoded by the exons ATGGATAGCGGAATGTTGGCGGCAAATGCCTCTCCCTACGATCGTCTCGTCCAAGCACTTGCTTTAATCCCCATCTCCTATTATCTCTTCGCTGCTCTCTTTATATTCCTCGCTTTTTTATACACTTTTCTGGAGATTCATTTTCTTCACGATTTACTCACTCTTTTCAGAGGCTACCCTGTTACTTTGACCTACAATTCTTCCTCCCACCTTTGCCAATCACTCCTTTCCAACTGTAATATCCTTCGCGGCCG GTACTCCGTGACTCCATGGCTTTCCGGTCCTCATCTTCAGACAGTTTTCTTGTCTGTTTTTGGAAGGGCTCCTCCGGTTACTTATAGACG ACATTTGTTCCTTACTTCGGATGGTGGAACCATTGCTCTCGACTGGCTAACTTATTCTGATG TTACGGAGGGTCGCTCCCGCGTGATTGATGATTCAGCTGCTATTAAACGTGATAAAACTCCGATTATGATTGTGATTCCTGGTTTAACCAGCGATTCTTCTTCCGCT TATGCGAAGCATCTTGCCTTCAACATGGCAAGAAATGGCTGGAATGTTGTTGTAAGCAACCATCGTGGGCTGGGAGGTGTATCACTCACG TCTGATTGCTTTTATAACGCTGGATACACAGAGGATTTACGGAAACTCATTGACCATATTCATTGTGAATATCCTGAAGCTCCTCTTTTCGCTGTTGGAGCTAGCATTGGTGCCAATATTCTG GTAAAATATCTTGGAGAGGATGGGACTAACACTCCCCTTGTCGGGGCTGCAGCCATATGCTCTCCTTGGGACCTCTTG ATATGTGACAGATTCATCAACCGTAAACCTGTGCAGAAAATGTATGACAGAGCGCTAACAGTTGGCCTGAAAGGTTATGCACAATT GCATCAGTCTATCTTGTCTCGTCTTGCAGACTGGGAAGGCATTACAAAG TCCAGATCTGTTAGAGACTTTGACAAGCATGCTACTCGTATTCTTGGAAAGTTTGAG ACTGTGGATACATTTTATAGGCGTTCAAGCAGTGTTAATCATGTAAGTAACGTGTCAGTGCCTCTCCTCTGCATCAGTGCCTTAGATGATCCTCTGTGTACCAGAGAAGCTATTCCATGGGACGAATGTAG GGTTAATGAAAATATTATCCTAGCTACTACGCCTCGTGGAGGACATCTAGCTTTCTATGAAGGCATAACAGCATCAAGCTTATG GTGGGTAAGAGCTGTTGATGAGTTTTTTGGTGTTCTAAGGACTAGCCCATTAATAAAAGAGAGACAGAAG AAGCAAGGCTGCAGTGTGGCAAAGCCACTGCAATCTTCAATTGATGAAGGGCCATATTTGGATGTTATGGAAGATAGACTGGTGACAGCAATGGGGAATGAAGCAAGCGATGCTTCACCAGAAAACTATTTGTCAAATGAGCATAGGGTTGACAGTAAGCAGGATGAAGATATAAATTCGGATGCAGAAAATAGTGGCGACTCCACAGCTAAATTATACCCGAAGAAGCATACCATGCAACAAGCCGAGCAAGATGTTAAGAAATTGATTGTTCTGGTTCAAGGACACATCGATAAGCTTTCACGGAGAAGTAGGCAATCAATATGGTTGCTGGCATACATCGCCATCATAACAACTTGGCCATTTGTTGActcttttcttctttcatttCTTAAGAgaaggtttaaaaattttataccgGCTTCACTGTTAAAAAATAGGAGTATGTGA
- the LOC107945187 gene encoding embryogenesis-associated protein EMB8 isoform X3 yields the protein MDSGMLAANASPYDRLVQALALIPISYYLFAALFIFLAFLYTFLEIHFLHDLLTLFRGYPVTLTYNSSSHLCQSLLSNCNILRGRYSVTPWLSGPHLQTVFLSVFGRAPPVTYRRHLFLTSDGGTIALDWLTYSDVTEGRSRVIDDSAAIKRDKTPIMIVIPGLTSDSSSAYAKHLAFNMARNGWNVVVSNHRGLGGVSLTSDCFYNAGYTEDLRKLIDHIHCEYPEAPLFAVGASIGANILVKYLGEDGTNTPLVGAAAICSPWDLLICDRFINRKPVQKMYDRALTVGLKGYAQLHQSILSRLADWEGITKSRSVRDFDKHATRILGKFETVDTFYRRSSSVNHVSNVSVPLLCISALDDPLCTREAIPWDECRVNENIILATTPRGGHLAFYEGITASSLWWVRAVDEFFGVLRTSPLIKERQKNFLLFYCRSKAAVWQSHCNLQLMKGHIWMLWKIDW from the exons ATGGATAGCGGAATGTTGGCGGCAAATGCCTCTCCCTACGATCGTCTCGTCCAAGCACTTGCTTTAATCCCCATCTCCTATTATCTCTTCGCTGCTCTCTTTATATTCCTCGCTTTTTTATACACTTTTCTGGAGATTCATTTTCTTCACGATTTACTCACTCTTTTCAGAGGCTACCCTGTTACTTTGACCTACAATTCTTCCTCCCACCTTTGCCAATCACTCCTTTCCAACTGTAATATCCTTCGCGGCCG GTACTCCGTGACTCCATGGCTTTCCGGTCCTCATCTTCAGACAGTTTTCTTGTCTGTTTTTGGAAGGGCTCCTCCGGTTACTTATAGACG ACATTTGTTCCTTACTTCGGATGGTGGAACCATTGCTCTCGACTGGCTAACTTATTCTGATG TTACGGAGGGTCGCTCCCGCGTGATTGATGATTCAGCTGCTATTAAACGTGATAAAACTCCGATTATGATTGTGATTCCTGGTTTAACCAGCGATTCTTCTTCCGCT TATGCGAAGCATCTTGCCTTCAACATGGCAAGAAATGGCTGGAATGTTGTTGTAAGCAACCATCGTGGGCTGGGAGGTGTATCACTCACG TCTGATTGCTTTTATAACGCTGGATACACAGAGGATTTACGGAAACTCATTGACCATATTCATTGTGAATATCCTGAAGCTCCTCTTTTCGCTGTTGGAGCTAGCATTGGTGCCAATATTCTG GTAAAATATCTTGGAGAGGATGGGACTAACACTCCCCTTGTCGGGGCTGCAGCCATATGCTCTCCTTGGGACCTCTTG ATATGTGACAGATTCATCAACCGTAAACCTGTGCAGAAAATGTATGACAGAGCGCTAACAGTTGGCCTGAAAGGTTATGCACAATT GCATCAGTCTATCTTGTCTCGTCTTGCAGACTGGGAAGGCATTACAAAG TCCAGATCTGTTAGAGACTTTGACAAGCATGCTACTCGTATTCTTGGAAAGTTTGAG ACTGTGGATACATTTTATAGGCGTTCAAGCAGTGTTAATCATGTAAGTAACGTGTCAGTGCCTCTCCTCTGCATCAGTGCCTTAGATGATCCTCTGTGTACCAGAGAAGCTATTCCATGGGACGAATGTAG GGTTAATGAAAATATTATCCTAGCTACTACGCCTCGTGGAGGACATCTAGCTTTCTATGAAGGCATAACAGCATCAAGCTTATG GTGGGTAAGAGCTGTTGATGAGTTTTTTGGTGTTCTAAGGACTAGCCCATTAATAAAAGAGAGACAGAAG aattttcttttattttattgcaGAAGCAAGGCTGCAGTGTGGCAAAGCCACTGCAATCTTCAATTGATGAAGGGCCATATTTGGATGTTATGGAAGATAGACTGGTGA
- the LOC107945187 gene encoding embryogenesis-associated protein EMB8 isoform X2 — MDSGMLAANASPYDRLVQALALIPISYYLFAALFIFLAFLYTFLEIHFLHDLLTLFRGYPVTLTYNSSSHLCQSLLSNCNILRGRYSVTPWLSGPHLQTVFLSVFGRAPPVTYRRHLFLTSDGGTIALDWLTYSDVTEGRSRVIDDSAAIKRDKTPIMIVIPGLTSDSSSAYAKHLAFNMARNGWNVVVSNHRGLGGVSLTSDCFYNAGYTEDLRKLIDHIHCEYPEAPLFAVGASIGANILVKYLGEDGTNTPLVGAAAICSPWDLLICDRFINRKPVQKMYDRALTVGLKGISLSCLVLQTGKALQSPDLLETLTSMLLVFLESLRLWIHFIGVQAVLIMVNENIILATTPRGGHLAFYEGITASSLWWVRAVDEFFGVLRTSPLIKERQKKQGCSVAKPLQSSIDEGPYLDVMEDRLVTAMGNEASDASPENYLSNEHRVDSKQDEDINSDAENSGDSTAKLYPKKHTMQQAEQDVKKLIVLVQGHIDKLSRRSRQSIWLLAYIAIITTWPFVDSFLLSFLKRRFKNFIPASLLKNRSM, encoded by the exons ATGGATAGCGGAATGTTGGCGGCAAATGCCTCTCCCTACGATCGTCTCGTCCAAGCACTTGCTTTAATCCCCATCTCCTATTATCTCTTCGCTGCTCTCTTTATATTCCTCGCTTTTTTATACACTTTTCTGGAGATTCATTTTCTTCACGATTTACTCACTCTTTTCAGAGGCTACCCTGTTACTTTGACCTACAATTCTTCCTCCCACCTTTGCCAATCACTCCTTTCCAACTGTAATATCCTTCGCGGCCG GTACTCCGTGACTCCATGGCTTTCCGGTCCTCATCTTCAGACAGTTTTCTTGTCTGTTTTTGGAAGGGCTCCTCCGGTTACTTATAGACG ACATTTGTTCCTTACTTCGGATGGTGGAACCATTGCTCTCGACTGGCTAACTTATTCTGATG TTACGGAGGGTCGCTCCCGCGTGATTGATGATTCAGCTGCTATTAAACGTGATAAAACTCCGATTATGATTGTGATTCCTGGTTTAACCAGCGATTCTTCTTCCGCT TATGCGAAGCATCTTGCCTTCAACATGGCAAGAAATGGCTGGAATGTTGTTGTAAGCAACCATCGTGGGCTGGGAGGTGTATCACTCACG TCTGATTGCTTTTATAACGCTGGATACACAGAGGATTTACGGAAACTCATTGACCATATTCATTGTGAATATCCTGAAGCTCCTCTTTTCGCTGTTGGAGCTAGCATTGGTGCCAATATTCTG GTAAAATATCTTGGAGAGGATGGGACTAACACTCCCCTTGTCGGGGCTGCAGCCATATGCTCTCCTTGGGACCTCTTG ATATGTGACAGATTCATCAACCGTAAACCTGTGCAGAAAATGTATGACAGAGCGCTAACAGTTGGCCTGAAAG GCATCAGTCTATCTTGTCTCGTCTTGCAGACTGGGAAGGCATTACAAAG TCCAGATCTGTTAGAGACTTTGACAAGCATGCTACTCGTATTCTTGGAAAGTTTGAG ACTGTGGATACATTTTATAGGCGTTCAAGCAGTGTTAATCAT GGTTAATGAAAATATTATCCTAGCTACTACGCCTCGTGGAGGACATCTAGCTTTCTATGAAGGCATAACAGCATCAAGCTTATG GTGGGTAAGAGCTGTTGATGAGTTTTTTGGTGTTCTAAGGACTAGCCCATTAATAAAAGAGAGACAGAAG AAGCAAGGCTGCAGTGTGGCAAAGCCACTGCAATCTTCAATTGATGAAGGGCCATATTTGGATGTTATGGAAGATAGACTGGTGACAGCAATGGGGAATGAAGCAAGCGATGCTTCACCAGAAAACTATTTGTCAAATGAGCATAGGGTTGACAGTAAGCAGGATGAAGATATAAATTCGGATGCAGAAAATAGTGGCGACTCCACAGCTAAATTATACCCGAAGAAGCATACCATGCAACAAGCCGAGCAAGATGTTAAGAAATTGATTGTTCTGGTTCAAGGACACATCGATAAGCTTTCACGGAGAAGTAGGCAATCAATATGGTTGCTGGCATACATCGCCATCATAACAACTTGGCCATTTGTTGActcttttcttctttcatttCTTAAGAgaaggtttaaaaattttataccgGCTTCACTGTTAAAAAATAGGAGTATGTGA